One window from the genome of Echinicola vietnamensis DSM 17526 encodes:
- a CDS encoding helix-turn-helix transcriptional regulator, which translates to MKYKIIKPPLELAPFINFYWELKGNNFKGQKERVFPDGCTGIVMNLGNKCLTDNGSLSMEFGKTYVVGAMTSFKDSFIDTDTHLIGACLKPGTFTNFYALQHELTNDTVEFEKPQSFNLDKTFENSFNYFNQFFSSRLKNKNYQLQSIISDIHSTNGQLCIHELSKRNFTTTRQLERRFKKLVGISPKKYSNIIRFRNALGLIKDSRQNQSLLDIAFECGYYDHSHLTNEIKRYTGLRPSDL; encoded by the coding sequence ATGAAATACAAAATAATAAAGCCTCCCCTTGAATTAGCCCCCTTTATTAATTTCTATTGGGAGTTGAAAGGAAATAATTTTAAAGGTCAAAAGGAACGGGTTTTCCCAGATGGATGCACTGGTATTGTGATGAATCTAGGAAACAAATGCCTTACAGATAACGGCTCACTATCAATGGAATTTGGGAAAACTTACGTGGTTGGTGCCATGACTTCATTTAAAGATAGCTTTATTGATACTGATACACATTTAATAGGGGCATGCCTAAAGCCGGGCACTTTTACAAACTTCTATGCCTTACAGCATGAACTGACTAACGATACCGTTGAATTTGAAAAACCTCAATCTTTTAATCTTGATAAAACTTTTGAAAATTCTTTCAATTATTTTAATCAGTTTTTTTCGTCAAGATTAAAAAACAAAAATTACCAACTACAATCAATTATCAGCGATATTCATTCAACGAATGGGCAACTGTGTATCCACGAATTATCAAAACGCAACTTTACAACAACTAGGCAACTCGAACGCAGATTTAAAAAACTCGTTGGAATATCGCCAAAAAAATATTCAAACATTATCCGTTTTAGAAATGCTTTAGGTTTAATTAAAGATTCAAGGCAAAATCAGAGTTTACTAGATATTGCTTTTGAATGTGGATATTATGATCATTCACATCTCACAAACGAAATAAAGCGATATACAGGTCTTCGGCCCTCTGATCTCTAA
- a CDS encoding helix-turn-helix domain-containing protein yields METEVYPKVYLYRRIVQAKLFIDIHYADKIDVDNISDEAYFSKFHFIRLFKTIYGKTPHQYLKSVRIEKDQQILKKEGISVSEVCTAVGFDSFSSFSTLFKRMTGESPSAYSKRHMETKEKKDKKPLAFVASCYAYQHGWLENGNFEEVSK; encoded by the coding sequence ATGGAAACAGAGGTCTACCCAAAAGTTTATTTATACAGGAGAATAGTTCAAGCAAAACTATTCATTGACATCCACTATGCGGATAAAATAGACGTTGACAACATTTCCGATGAAGCCTATTTTTCAAAATTCCATTTTATAAGACTTTTCAAAACAATTTATGGAAAGACACCTCACCAATATTTGAAATCCGTGAGGATTGAAAAAGATCAACAAATTTTAAAAAAAGAAGGTATTTCAGTAAGCGAAGTTTGTACAGCTGTTGGCTTTGATAGCTTCTCCTCTTTTAGTACGTTGTTCAAAAGAATGACGGGCGAATCACCATCCGCCTATTCAAAACGTCATATGGAAACCAAAGAGAAAAAGGATAAGAAACCTTTGGCATTTGTGGCAAGTTGCTATGCCTATCAACACGGATGGTTAGAGAATGGCAATTTTGAAGAAGTCAGCAAATAA
- a CDS encoding RNA polymerase sigma factor: MKSQVSHRELVPHLFRQEYAKMTAILCRHFGLKHMEIAEDITSDTFLKASEHWAINGVPENPTAWLYTVAKNKARDYFKRTDVFEKQIMPDLKSGDTEPSEMVSFDDQLISDSQLAMIFAVCHPANSGESQIALALQILCGFSVEEIANAFLSKRDTIKKRLQRARNNLRNTDFQIKTLSTTEIQSRQGTVLKTLYLLFNEGYYSTSGNKFIRKELCSEAIRLMLVLTENPLTNSAQTNALMALMCFQSSRIEARTDENGEVILFDEQDKNLWDMSLIERGIYYLVNATNGKETSKYHLEAGIAYWHTTQHGDKWGNILRLYNQLLLMEYSPITALNRTFAFSKVYGHQMAIAEAEKLGIRESSQYYELLGYLYAQSDKIKAIQYYEAAIKHTKSNTKKATLKREIERLQKIIW; this comes from the coding sequence TTGAAATCTCAAGTATCACATAGGGAACTTGTTCCGCATCTTTTCCGACAGGAATACGCGAAAATGACGGCAATATTATGCCGTCATTTTGGTTTAAAGCATATGGAAATTGCCGAAGACATTACCAGCGACACCTTTCTGAAAGCGTCCGAACATTGGGCAATCAACGGGGTTCCCGAAAATCCTACGGCCTGGCTCTATACAGTGGCCAAAAACAAGGCCAGGGATTATTTCAAGCGAACCGATGTATTTGAAAAGCAGATCATGCCTGACCTTAAGTCAGGTGATACCGAGCCAAGTGAAATGGTATCATTTGATGACCAACTCATTTCAGATAGCCAGTTGGCCATGATATTTGCCGTCTGCCACCCGGCCAATTCAGGTGAAAGTCAAATTGCATTGGCACTTCAAATTCTGTGTGGTTTTAGTGTAGAAGAGATTGCCAATGCGTTTCTCTCTAAAAGGGATACCATTAAAAAGCGATTGCAACGGGCAAGAAATAACCTTCGTAACACCGATTTCCAAATTAAAACATTATCGACAACTGAAATCCAGTCTAGACAGGGAACGGTTTTAAAAACGTTGTACCTGCTATTTAACGAGGGCTACTATTCAACATCGGGCAATAAATTTATCCGGAAAGAGCTTTGTTCGGAAGCAATAAGATTGATGTTGGTATTAACCGAAAACCCGCTCACCAATTCAGCTCAAACCAATGCTTTGATGGCGTTAATGTGTTTTCAGAGTTCACGAATCGAGGCTCGTACAGACGAAAATGGTGAAGTCATTCTGTTTGATGAACAGGACAAAAATCTATGGGATATGTCACTCATCGAACGGGGGATTTATTATTTGGTCAATGCCACCAATGGAAAGGAAACCTCAAAATATCATTTGGAAGCAGGCATAGCTTACTGGCACACCACTCAGCATGGCGATAAATGGGGAAATATCCTGCGATTGTACAATCAATTGCTATTGATGGAATACTCCCCCATAACTGCGTTGAACAGAACCTTTGCTTTTTCCAAGGTTTACGGACACCAAATGGCCATTGCGGAAGCTGAAAAGTTAGGCATAAGAGAAAGCAGTCAATACTATGAATTGTTGGGGTATCTATACGCCCAATCCGATAAAATAAAAGCAATTCAATACTATGAAGCAGCCATAAAACATACGAAATCTAACACCAAAAAAGCCACCTTGAAAAGGGAAATTGAGCGATTGCAGAAGATTATATGGTGA
- a CDS encoding YciI family protein — protein sequence MKEFALIFRLKDISDFKPSPEQMQERMNWLGGIAAQNKIVDKGNTLLPSPESAKTIQPNNVVTDGPYTEIKEFISGYLVVKAENIEEAVEMAKGNPIFDQVGGSIEVREVLKRD from the coding sequence ATGAAAGAATTCGCATTAATTTTCAGATTAAAGGACATTTCGGACTTTAAACCATCGCCCGAACAAATGCAGGAACGTATGAACTGGCTGGGTGGGATTGCCGCACAAAACAAAATTGTCGATAAAGGGAACACCCTCTTGCCAAGCCCGGAAAGTGCCAAAACGATACAACCGAATAATGTCGTCACAGACGGGCCTTACACTGAAATCAAAGAATTTATCAGTGGTTACCTGGTTGTAAAAGCCGAAAACATTGAGGAGGCTGTGGAAATGGCAAAGGGTAATCCGATTTTTGATCAAGTGGGTGGAAGTATAGAAGTGCGAGAAGTCCTAAAACGTGATTAG